Proteins encoded together in one Carya illinoinensis cultivar Pawnee chromosome 3, C.illinoinensisPawnee_v1, whole genome shotgun sequence window:
- the LOC122303938 gene encoding G-type lectin S-receptor-like serine/threonine-protein kinase LECRK1, translated as MDSIIAFLVLSAFFTASFQHMESNVSPGSYLTPGINSTWLSRSGLFAFGFYKQGNGYAVGIFLAGIPQKTVVWTANRDEPPVSSSATLSFSRDGTLVLQSKPEQTTIIADSLGSTSAAMLDTGNFVLNNSDQEILWQSFEHPTDSLLPGQRLLAGSQLFSSISETDHSTGIFRLKMQHDGHLLQFPVGSPDMTPYVYYGSGTNGTGDNVTLNFSPDGHLYLLNATGANIKNLTDGGYPTKETIYLMRIDADGIFRLYSYDLKQNGNWSNVWSSSYDLCDPKGLCGLNGIVLNDNKAQCVCLPGFEMVHQEDWTAGCERNFNAASCNNKNEYNEYTMRELANTVWEDISYSVLSFPIKEDCERARLEDCNGEAALFKDRTCRKQKLPLRYGRRQLTDSNIAFIKVGKSTPADTPKDNQKDLRLEIQIVGAVFLTFGFMMSVVSGIALYKNHLWYRKLPFNGNVELSDDVALRQFTYLELEKATDGFREEVGRGSFGCFYKGAILNGQKFVAVKRLEKVLAEGEIEFQTEMKVIGRTHHRNLVCLLGYCHEGSHRLLVYEYMRNGSLANILFTPEKQPCWEERMGIARDIARGILYLHEECERQIIHCDIKPQNILMDDYGWAKISDFGLAKLLKPDQTRTFTGIRGTRGYVAPEWHRKLPVTVKADVYSYGIVLLEVICRRKSMDNSVPEDRAILVDWVYHYFEAGDLEQLVGPNDEVDKKQLERMIKLGLWCIQDEPSLRPSMKKVLLMLEGTVDIPTPPSPTSFFSVIWARLALH; from the exons ATGGATTCTATCATTGCGTTTCTCGTTCTCTCTGCATTTTTTACTGCTTCATTTCAACACATGGAGTCCAATGTAAGCCCAGGCTCTTATCTAACGCCCGGAATCAACTCTACGTGGTTGTCACGTTCTGGTCTCTTTGCTTTTGGATTCTATAAGCAAGGCAATGGCTATGCTGTTGGTATTTTTCTTGCTGGAATTCCTCAAAAAACTGTTGTCTGGACTGCAAACCGTGACGAACCTCCAGTCTCCAGCAGTGCTACCTTGAGTTTTTCAAGGGATGGCACGCTTGTCCTGCAATCGAAACCAGAGCAAACAACCATCATAGCTGATTCTCTTGGGTCTACTTCAGCTGCCATGCTTGATACAGGAAATTTTGTACTCAATAATTCCGATCAAGAAATACTGTGGCAGAGTTTTGAGCATCCGACTGATTCCCTTTTACCTGGTCAACGTCTCTTAGCAGGTTCGCAGCTGTTTTCTAGTATATCAGAAACTGATCACTCAACGGGTATCTTTCGTCTTAAGATGCAACATGATGGACACCTTCTTCAATTCCCGGTGGGCAGTCCCGACATGACTCCTTATGTTTATTATGGATCTGGGACGAATGGAACGGGAGATAACGTAACGCTAAACTTTAGTCCTGACGGCCATCTCTACTTGCTTAACGCTACTGGTGCTAACATTAAGAATCTAACCGATGGGGGATATCCTACAAAGGAAACTATTTATCTTATGAGAATTGATGCAGATGGGATATTCCGACTGTACTCGTATGACTTAAAACAGAATGGAAACTGGTCAAATGTATGGTCATCTTCCTATGATTTGTGTGATCCCAAGGGTCTCTGTGGATTGAACGGTATTGTGTTAAATGACAATAAAGCTCAATGCGTATGCCTTCCAGGGTTCGAGATGGTACACCAGGAGGACTGGACTGCAGGCTGTGAGAGAAATTTCAATGCTGCAAGTTGCAATAACAAGAATGAATATAACGAATACACCATGCGTGAACTGGCCAATACCGTATGGGAGGATATTTCGTATTCTGTTTTGTCATTTCCCATCAAAGAAGATTGCGAACGAGCTCGCTTAGAGGACTGTAACGGTGAAGCTGCACTATTCAAAGACAGGACGTGCAGAAAACAAAAGCTCCCATTGAGATATGGGAGAAGGCAGTTGACTGATTCAAATATAGCTTTCATCAAGGTAGGCAAATCGACGCCCGCTGATACGCCAAAAGACAACCAGAAAGACCTTCGACTGGAAATTCAAATTGTTGGTGCTGTCTTTCTTACTTTTGGATTTATGATGTCGGTAGTTTCCGGAATTGCGCTCTACAAAAATCATTTATGGTATAGGAAACTCCCGTTTAATGGAAATGTCGAACTGAGCGACGATGTTGCTCTACGACAATTTACTTATCTAGAACTTGAGAAAGCTACCGATGGCTTTAGGGAAGAGGTTGGAAGAGGATCATTTGGctgtt TTTACAAAGGGGCAATACTGAATGGCCAGAAGTTTGTGGCAGTGAAGAGGCTAGAAAAAGTGTTGGCTGAAGGGGAAATAGAGTTCCAGACTGAGATGAAAGTGATCGGGAGAACGCATCACCGAAATCTGGTCTGTCTGCTTGGATATTGTCATGAGGGAAGTCATAGGCTTTTGGTATATGAGTACATGCGCAATGGATCACTCGCAAATATACTTTTCACACCAGAAAAACAACCTTGTTGGGAAGAAAGAATGGGAATTGCTCGCGACATAGCAAGAGGAATCCTTTATCTCCACGAAGAGTGCGAGCGACAAATCATTCACTGTGACATAAAACCCCAGAACATTCTCATGGATGATTACGGGTGGGCAAAAATCTCTGATTTTGGATTGGCAAAGCTACTGAAGCCAGACCAAACTAGAACCTTTACGGGCATTAGAGGGACAAGGGGGTATGTTGCACCGGAGTGGCATCGGAAACTACCCGTCACAGTCAAAGCAGATGTTTACAGCTATGGAATTGTGTTGTTGGAGGTCATCTGTCGACGAAAGAGTATGGATAATAGCGTACCAGAGGATAGAGCTATTCTTGTAGACTGGGTCTACCACTATTTCGAGGCTGGCGACTTGGAGCAATTAGTCGGGCCAAATGATGAGGTTGACAAGAAACAGTTGGAGAGAATGATTAAATTAGGACTTTGGTGCATTCAGGATGAGCCATCACTCCGGCCCTCGATGAAGAAAGTTCTACTTATGCTGGAAGGTACAGTAGATATTCCAACCCCTCCAAGTCCTACTTCTTTTTTCAGTGTGATTTGGGCTAGATTAGCTCTCCACTGA
- the LOC122304538 gene encoding uncharacterized protein LOC122304538 → MRWHVDGRVDDPTCMRHPSDSKAWKDFDNKHMGFSKDPRNVRLGLASDGFNPFNNMSRPYSIWPVLLVPYNLPPWACMKEPYTMLSLLIPGPKSPGNDIDVFLRPLLDELKELWEEGIRTYDAYRGEHFMLHAALLWTINDFPAYANLSGWSTKGKMACPHCTSDTNSQWLVYGRKHCYMGHRRWLAPDHSWRRKKNAFNGHEEHQLQPSRVEGEELLQQLSQLSHVQFGKSSSKRKRSPNHLNWTKKSIFFELPYWLSLGLRHNLDVMHIEKNICDNVLGTLLNIEGKTKDSATAQKDLANLGIRKELHLQHEGESTTMGLGCYMLNLNERRAFCAWLSKVKFPDGFASNIARCVNATEGKISGMKSHDCHVFMQALLPVVIGGFLRADVRQALLELSWFFKELCSRKEALLAGPVQYRWMYPFERYLGKFKRYVRNRARPEGSIAKAYVHLECLTFCSMYLHDIETKYNREERNSDVGIGSTEEGNRASLSVFSQKVRPLGTGHSHKLSDILMVKARWEHYNKMQEENPDNIDHRHQSQFPSWFRARIRELRAVRPTEVTEDIYALACGPDPWVTSYNGCIMNGVRFHTKERERHRRTQNSGVVVHGEHRGSPVDFYSVLHDIIEIRYMGWRKVYIFQCTWYDVGDPRRGIRVRDHLTLVNTARQWYKDEPFALACQASQVFYLADPILGGSWQVVHKVTSRNVYNLRAVDAVGDAHDDGESTWGDSEDEDRNNLDNVPPILNVDESMPDPLNRLDQEHLQVDATMVQRQDPSQPVDDDVFNEADPLDDEMGMEDISATDNSDNESDHPLTREDDDDCSKI, encoded by the exons ATGAGATGGCATGTAGATGGACGTGTTGACGATCCGACGTGCATGCGACACCCATCAGATTCGAAGGCTTGGAAGGACTTTGATAACAAACATATGGGATTTTCCAAAGATCCTCGCAATGTTAGACTTGGTTTGGCCAGTGATGGGTTTAACCCGTTCAACAACATGAGTAGACCGTACAGCATTTGGCCAGTACTGCTTGTGCCGTACAACTTGCCCCCCTGGGCCTGCATGAAAGAACCATACACCATGCTGTCGTTGTTAATACCTGGCCCTAAGTCACCAGGTAATGACATTGATGTCTTTTTGCGTCCGTTACTCGATGAATTGAAGGAGTTATGGGAAGAGGGTATTCGTACCTATGATGCATACCGTGGGGAACACTTTATGTTGCATGCAGCGCTActgtggacaatcaatgacttccCCGCATATGCCAATCTTTCTGGGTGGAGTACAAAGGGCAAGATGGCATGCCCTCATTGCACATctgacacaaattcacaatggtTGGTATATGGCCGCAAGCATTGCTATATGGGTCATCGACGATGGTTGGCCCCAGATCACAGTTGGAGACGGAAAAAGAATGCTTTTAATGGTCATGAAGAGCACCAACTCCAACCATCAAGGGTCGAGGGAGAGGAATTGCTACAACAATTAAGTCAATTGTCACATGTTCAGTTTGGTAAATCTTCTTCGAAAAGGAAACGATCTCCCAATCATCTTAATTGGacgaaaaaatcaatattttttgagCTTCCTTACTGGTTATCCTTAGGTTTGAGACATAATCTGGACGTCATGCACATCGAGAAAAACATATGTGATAACGTCCTGGGAACATTGTtgaatattgaaggaaaaactaaGGACTCTGCCACTGCACAAAAAGATTTGGCAAATCTTGGAATAAGGAAAGAATTGCATTTACAACATGAGGGCGAGTCTACAACCATGGGTCTTGGTTGCTATATGTTAAATTTGAATGAGCGAAGGGCTTTTTGTGCATGGTTGTCAAAAGTTAAATTCCCTGATGGGTTTGCATCCAATATTGCCCGGTGTGTCAATGCTACCGAGGGAAAGATCAGTGGAATGAAGAGCCATGATTGTCACGTATTTATGCAAGCACTATTGCCGGTCGTGATTGGTGGGTTCTTACGGGCCGATGTGCGTCAAGCCTTACTAGAGTTGAGTTGgttcttcaaagaattatgttctCGAA AGGAGGCTCTACTTGCAGGACCCGTGCAAtacagatggatgtatccttttgagAGGTATCTAGGAAAGTTCAAGCGGTACGTCCGCAACAGAGCCCGGCCTGAAGGCTCAATTGCTAAGGCATATGTGCATCTCGAGTGCCTTACATTTTGCTCTATGTACCTCCATGATATAGAAACTAAGTATAATCGAGAGGAACGCAATAGTGATGTAGGTATTGGTTCCACAGAGGAGGGGAATAGGGCAAGTTTATCAGTTTTCTCACAAAAAGTCCGACCATTGGGGACAGGGCACTCCCACAAATTATCCGACATACTAATGGTCAAGGCCCGATG GGAGCACTATAACAAGATGCAAGAAGAGAACCCTGATAACATCGATCATAGGCACCAGAGTCAGTTTCCATCATGGTTCAGGGCACGG ATTCGAGAGCTGCGTGCAGTTAGGCCAACAGAGGTAACCGAGGACATATATGCATTAGCATGTGGTCCAGATCCTTGGGTCACATCTTATAACGGATGCATAATGAATGGTGTGCGATTCCATACAAAAGAGCGTGAAAGGCATCGCCGCACTCAAAACAGTGGGGTTGTGGTTCATGGCGAGCATCGGGGATCCCCTGTTGACTTCTACAGTGTGTTGCATGATATTATAGAAAtacgctacatgggttggcgtaaggtttatatatttcaatgcaCTTGGTATGACGTTGGCGACCCGAGAAGGGGGATACGGGTTAGGGACCACCTAACGTTGGTCAATACTGCtaggcaatggtataaagatgagccttTTGCCCTTGCGTGCCAAGCAAGTCAAGTATTTTATCTGGCCGATCCAATTTTGGGTGGAAGTTGGCAGGTTGTCCATAAGGTAACAAGTAGAAATGTTTACAACCTTCGTGCAGTGGATGCTGTTGGGGATGCGCATGATGATGGTGAGTCAACTTGGGGTGACTCAGAAGATGAAGATCGCAATAATCTGGACAACGTTCCCCCTATTCTGAATGTGGATGAATCCATGCCCGATCCATTGAACCGACTCGATCAAGAGCATTTGCAAGTTGATGCAACAATGGTACAACGTCAAGACCCGTCCCAACCAGTTGACGATGATGTCTTTAATGAGGCTGACCCACTTGACGATGAAATGGGGATGGAGGACATAAGTGCCACTGACAACTCGGACAACGAGTCCGACCATCCTCTGACTAGGGAGGATGATGATGATTGCAGTAAGATTTGA